The window GTGCGCGCGGTATGGCATCAGCCGGGAGACCTTCTACGTGTGGAAGCGCCGCCGCGCGAGCGGGGAGCCGCACTGGTTCGAGGAGAGAAGCCACGCGGTGGAGAGCTGTCCGCATGCGACGGCTAGCCAACTGGCCGACTGCCTCATCGCGACACGGCGACGGTTCCCGCATTTCGGCCCGAAGAAGGTCAAGGCATGGCTTGAGCGCGGGCGGCCCGAGATCGACTGGCCTGCGGCGTCGACGATCGGCGACATCCTGAAGCGGGAAGGCTTGGTCGAGACACGCCGTCGCCGACGTCGAGCGATTGCACAGGGCGAGGTGGTGGCGCCGGCAAGCGTCCCCAATGAGGAATGGTCGATCGACTTTAAGGGCTGGTTTCGAACCCGCGACGGGACACGCTGCGATCCGCTCACCATCACGGATGCTGCGAGCCGCTTTCTTGTCGAGGTCCGCATCGTCGATCCGACCTGGGCTGGCGTTAAAGGCGCGCTGGAACGCGTTTTCGCGGACATTGGCCTTCCCGATGCGATCCGCTCCGATAACGGTACACCGTTCGGATCCACGGGGCGGGCGGCCTTTCGGCACTCTCGGTGTGGTGGCTCAAGCTCGGCATCGAGCCGCACTACATCCCGCCGGCGAGTCCGCAGGACAACGCCCGGCACGAGCGCATGCACCGCACTCTGAAGGCTGAGACCTCGAAACCGCCGGCGGCAACGGCTGCCGAGCAGCAGCGCCGGTTCGACGTCTTCCGCCACCACTTCAACCAGGAGCGGCCGCACGAGGCTCTCGATCAAGCGCCGCCCGCCAAGCTCTGGCAGTCGCCGTCGCGCGCCCTGCCGAGCCATCTCCATGACCCCTGGTACGATGCTTATCATGAGGTCCGCCGTGTGCGTTCCTCCGGCGAAATCAAATGGCGCGGCGAGCTCGTGTTCGTCGGTGAAGCGCTTGCAGGCGAACTCGTTGGTCTCGCCGAACGCGACACCGGCGGCCACATCCTGCGCTTCTGCGACCGGGATCTGGGGGTGATCGATCGTGACCACCGTTTCCTCCGCTTTGCTCCCCCGCGCGCCCGGTTCCGTGTTCAGCAGAAAACGGCAGCGACAGCAAAACAATGACCGAATACTGTCAGGCATCAGCCCGGTCCAAAATGTCAGGAATCGACCCGGTCGGACCTCTGGAACTCAGCTCATCGATGGCTCACACGGCTCATTTCAATCTCAGAGTACTGGGTACCCCCCTTCCCCCCACCCTCCCCCACAAGGGCAGGGGAATCGCATATGGCTTTGCGTCCCCTATTGCATTGGAAGGCAAGACGGATTCTGAACATGACTCCCGGATCACGGAGGGAGTCGGATGGAGCAGTTCAGGAGCAGTTTTCGGCAACTGCCGGACCCGCGGGCGGAGAATGCAAGGCACGACCTGCTGGAAGTGTTGTTCATCGCGCTGGCGGCAACGTTGTGTGGGGCGGAGTCCTGCTCGGATATGGCGGACTTCGGCCAGTCCAAAGAGGGGCTGTTGCGGCTGTTCCTGCGTCTGGAGCATGGCATCCCGAGCCACGATACGTTCAGCCGGGTGTTCCGCCTGCTCAAGCCGCAGGCCTTCGAGAACGCATTCCGTCGTTTCATGG is drawn from Bradyrhizobium prioriisuperbiae and contains these coding sequences:
- a CDS encoding integrase core domain-containing protein, producing MHRTLKAETSKPPAATAAEQQRRFDVFRHHFNQERPHEALDQAPPAKLWQSPSRALPSHLHDPWYDAYHEVRRVRSSGEIKWRGELVFVGEALAGELVGLAERDTGGHILRFCDRDLGVIDRDHRFLRFAPPRARFRVQQKTAATAKQ